The Procambarus clarkii isolate CNS0578487 chromosome 46, FALCON_Pclarkii_2.0, whole genome shotgun sequence genome includes a region encoding these proteins:
- the LOC138349560 gene encoding uncharacterized protein, giving the protein MEKTAEDKWEFLEALYQHGPDVEALRKVLPKWTKAQLLAVIKRFRHRAKKRMMEGEEEDIKRKPPLEQWIGLTTKLHEIQGTTNQLKRRGRKAYAEVPKDHAPLMGKVMMYAACFEEHYQGSEPDAPNYSEIYRYLAQLLEGKEPTQLSPGSADKVLEILGRIKKVVLQGSLHDHSKYLERLPISYLSSDAPEDDFHTTEGASHASSKKEPGEGACPLFQDAEEEADTMELEPGDPYYEVKKEKLMKKLEMLQQESAKRLQFVPGVNPLELPINLLMKSTVTPSCLTFGTHAHEN; this is encoded by the exons ATGGAGAAGACGGCAGAAGATAAGTGGGAGTTCCTTGAAGCATTGTACCAACATGGACCTGATGTGGAAGCCCTCAGGAAGGTCTTGCCCAAGTGGACAAAGGCGCAGTTGTTGGCCGTCATCAAGCGGTTTCGCCACCGTGCGAAGAAG AGAATGATGGAAGGTGAGGAAGAAGACATAAAACGTAAACCTCCTCTCGAGCAATGGATTGGCCTCACTACAAAGCTGCACGAAATTCAGGGAACCACAAACCAGTTAAAGCGAAGAGGTCGCAAAGCTTACGCTGAAGTACCCAAGGATCACGCACCTCTGATGGGCAAA GTGATGATGTATGCTGCCTGCTTTGAGGAACACTACCAAGGATCAGAACCTGATGCTCCTAATTACAGTGAGATCTACAG GTACTTGGCTCAGCTGCTGGAGGGAAAGGAACCAACACAGTTAAGTCCTGGGAGCGCTGACAAGGTACTGGAGATATTGGGTCGGATCAAGAAGGTGGTGCTCCAAGGCAGTTTGCACGACCATAGTAAATATCTTGAGAGGCTACCCATTTCCTACCTTTCTTCAGATGCTCCAGAG GATGACTTTCACACCACAGAAGGAGCCAGTCATGCAAG TTCCAAGAAAGAGCCCGGAGAGGGTGCGTGCCCGCTGTTCCAAGATGCAGAGGAAGAAGCAGACACCATGGAGCTGGAGCCGGGGGATCCCTACTATGAAGTCAAGAAAGAGAAGCTCATGAAAAAG TTGGAGATGCTTCAGCAGGAATCTGCTAAAAGACTCCAGTTTGTGCCTGGAGTAAATCCCTTGGAGTTGCCCATCAACTTGCTGATGAAGTCAACGGTGACCCCTTCATGTCTTACCTTTGGCACGCACGCCCACGAAAATTGA
- the mtTFB1 gene encoding dimethyladenosine transferase 1, mitochondrial: MAGRAGSVARRATAAFLRLPPLPSTSDLVKLYNLRATKQLGQNFLMDHKLTSKIVRSGGRVRDCHVCEVGPGPGGITRSILEQGAAHLTVLEKDPRFIPTLELLKDASNGKLDIELGDVLTFNMEKIFSPDLVQPWEGRPPKIHLIGNLPFNVATPLIIRWLRDISLKRNAWVNGRVRMTLTFQLEVVQRMVAPPGHHQRCRLSVMCQNWCQVTHKFTIPGRAFVPKPDVDVGIAHFIPRVEPHIPLEFSLVEKVVRCIFSFRQKYCKRGAGMLFPESLRDELVDQMFTVAEVNPTLRPFQLSMSEFNRLCHTYAAIIEKRPTLARFNTHNRRAVVEGVDYDSDGSEVEADNYIVGPAA, encoded by the coding sequence ATGGCAGGCAGGGCAGGCTCGGTAGCGAGGCGGGCGACTGCTGCATTCCTCAGACTTCCTCCGCTTCCCTCTACGAGTGACCTCGTCAAGCTCTACAATTTAAGAGCGACGAAGCAGCTGGGTCAAAATTTTCTGATGGATCATAAATTAACGAGCAAAATTGTCCGAAGTGGCGGACGTGTTCGTGACTGTCATGTTTGTGAGGTTGGACCAGGGCCAGGAGGCATCACACGGAGTATTCTGGAGCAAGGAGCAGCACACCTCACAGTCCTAGAGAAGGACCCCAGATTTATACCAACATTAGAGCTGTTAAAAGATGCCTCAAATGGAAAACTTGATATTGAATTGGGTGATGTTTTGACTTTCAATATGGAAAAAATATTCTCCCCAGACCTTGTACAACCTTGGGAAGGTCGCCCTCCAAAAATTCATTTGATAGGAAACCTTCCTTTCAACGTGGCAACACCATTGATTATCCGCTGGTTAAGAGACATTAGCCTCAAGCGCAATGCCTGGGTGAATGGCCGCGTACGCATGACGCTCACGTTTCAGCTGGAGGTGGTGCAACGCATGGTAGCACCTCCAGGACACCATCAGAGATGTCGTTTATCTGTAATGTGCCAAAACTGGTGTCAGGTAACGCACAAGTTTACCATCCCTGGCCGAGCATTTGTGCCAAAACCAGACGTGGACGTTGGCATTGCTCACTTTATTCCTAGAGTTGAACCACACATACCTTTAGAGTTCTCACTGGTGGAAAAAGTTGTGCGTTGCATCTTTTCATTTAGACAAAAGTATTGTAAACGGGGTGCTGGTATGCTTTTCCCAGAGTCCCTCAGGGATGAACTAGTGGATCAGATGTTCACGGTAGCAGAAGTGAATCCCACGTTGCGACCCTTCCAACTCTCAATGTCCGAGTTTAACCGCTTGTGTCACACATACGCTGCCATTATTGAGAAGCGACCAACTCTGGCAAGGTTCAATACCCATAATCGTAGagctgttgtggaaggtgttgatTATGATAGTGATGGAAGTGAGGTGGAGGCAGATAATTATATTGTGGGTCCTGCTGCTTGA